In Emys orbicularis isolate rEmyOrb1 chromosome 12, rEmyOrb1.hap1, whole genome shotgun sequence, one genomic interval encodes:
- the MRPL52 gene encoding large ribosomal subunit protein mL52, whose amino-acid sequence MVPTLLPVPFPKMAAPLGLRLAPRLAAAPRHIHCGAARPAVGQWRVQQGLAPSSAGYGPLRDLPDWSFVDGRPAPPWKGQTRRRQEDEAFARRVAMLAQEMERGLQCWQVQQRQQQEAKESKRQTQLQPKGAALRRGSSPQ is encoded by the exons ATGGTCCCAACGCTACTTCCTGTCCCATTTCCCAAAATGGCAGCGCCCctgggcctgaggctgg cgcctcgccTGGCCGCAGCCCCCCGGCACATTCACTGCGGAGCCGCCCGCCCGGCCGTGGGGCAATGGAGAGTCCA GCAGGGACTTGCCCCCAGCTCGGCTGGCTACGGGCCCCTCCGGGATCTGCCTGACTGGTCCTTTGTAG ACGggcgccccgcccccccgtggaAGGGCCAGACGCGTCGGCGACAGGAAGACGAGGCCTTTGCa cggcgCGTGGCCATGCTGGCCCAGGAGATGGAGCGAGGCCTGCAGTGCTGGCAGGTCCAGCAGCGCCAACAGCAGGAGGCCAAGGAGAGCAAGAGACAGACCCAGCTGCAGCCCAAGGGGGCCGCCCTGCGTCGGGGCAGCAGCCCCCAATAA